The following coding sequences are from one Haemophilus haemolyticus window:
- a CDS encoding cell division protein ZapB: MSLEILDQLEEKIKQAVETIQLLQLEVEELKEKNAESHRNIESLQTENEQLKNEHRNWQEHIRSLLGKFDNV; encoded by the coding sequence ATGTCTTTAGAAATTTTAGACCAGCTTGAAGAAAAAATTAAACAAGCGGTAGAAACTATCCAATTACTTCAATTAGAAGTTGAAGAATTAAAAGAGAAAAACGCAGAATCTCACAGAAATATCGAAAGTTTACAAACTGAAAACGAACAACTGAAAAACGAACACCGCAACTGGCAAGAACATATTCGTTCATTGCTTGGCAAATTTGATAACGTTTAA
- a CDS encoding autotransporter outer membrane beta-barrel domain-containing protein produces the protein MKNNKVLNRTFKVSLVAVALGLVNSAWATDLTCSNPTGCQYSWGSLPNFWTFNKSQQTSISDAINVTITSGNYQNIAKTDVGTSTHGGKPLASSDSLFSIFDLTDRNNHITVKSGVNATLKEDYPSSSLLSIWGGTATLETGSKLIVEKNYAQIHNITDAYGDSSGNSAIESRGGKINTQADIEINNDGSSAIESQKTSVINSSNHSIKMNGKSDIAYVLYGAKDRANISNVQITGNQDMQFAFDIGTNDENAAQTVIANGLNVTLNNKSGLFTTSDSGSQTITLTNSESNTGYGLLAFPLGDEQLVKINLENTTLNATQALISLNDKNFPLEAEDDDASNSTPAGVYHLNLTASKNSKLTGAILENPDRPVKNEINLSMSNSQWRFNKSSTLNNLDANSSEITFTPTSEYKILTIKDNLTGSSTFNLNTNIAENKSDKIVVKGTAEGNHKIGVTNQGEDVANGKVTLVETNGGNAAFSLTNANNRVDLGAYQYFLTKEGNNWVLANSKNVVTPSNSVVTPSNPVVTPSNPVVTPSNPVVTPSNPVVTPSNPVVTPSNPVVTPSNPVATPSNPVMTPSNPVATPSNPVVTPTAPVLPSTPLLSDLANAQVSLRQAQLLLVEDDLSGIHQRLGEVENGEKGNVWVRNVNSRQKLAALSTGESETSGFKQNVHRVQVGADAAVTDNLRVGGFVGRSQANVDFNGYYGDGKVRSNSVGLYAAYLADNGIYVDNIVKYSRLHANSDHTEKRHYNAYTISSELGKRFSLVNDWTITPQAQLAWTRISSQENEDSLSSIYSRIGLRVAKGFALSNGWNLQPYAEVNAITSKNRSSKIHYTNSALDVASSRGRFESAVGLNAGFANHRFGLEVSREDGKNFDKPYAIQAIYHYSW, from the coding sequence ATGAAAAATAATAAAGTTCTTAACCGCACTTTTAAAGTGAGTCTGGTGGCTGTGGCGTTAGGATTAGTTAATTCGGCATGGGCAACAGATCTTACTTGCTCAAACCCGACAGGATGTCAGTATTCTTGGGGATCATTACCTAATTTTTGGACTTTCAACAAAAGCCAACAAACATCAATTAGTGATGCAATTAATGTAACTATTACATCAGGAAACTACCAAAATATCGCTAAAACCGATGTTGGAACTAGCACACATGGAGGAAAACCACTAGCCTCTAGCGATTCATTATTTAGTATTTTTGACCTTACTGATAGAAATAATCATATTACTGTTAAATCTGGTGTAAATGCCACACTCAAAGAAGACTATCCATCAAGCTCACTTTTAAGTATATGGGGTGGAACTGCCACGTTAGAAACAGGCTCAAAACTCATTGTTGAGAAAAATTACGCACAAATTCACAATATAACTGATGCTTATGGTGATTCAAGTGGCAACTCAGCGATTGAATCTCGTGGTGGCAAAATTAATACACAAGCTGATATTGAAATAAATAACGATGGTTCTAGTGCAATTGAATCTCAAAAGACCTCAGTTATCAATTCATCCAATCATAGTATCAAGATGAATGGAAAGAGTGATATTGCCTACGTATTATATGGTGCAAAAGATAGAGCAAATATCAGTAATGTACAAATTACTGGAAATCAAGATATGCAATTTGCTTTTGACATCGGTACAAATGATGAGAATGCGGCTCAGACGGTTATAGCTAATGGTTTAAATGTAACTCTTAACAATAAAAGTGGTTTATTCACCACATCAGATAGCGGATCGCAAACAATAACACTAACAAATTCAGAAAGTAATACAGGTTATGGGTTGCTAGCATTCCCATTAGGCGATGAACAGTTAGTTAAAATTAATTTAGAAAATACAACATTAAATGCTACTCAAGCATTAATCTCGCTTAATGATAAAAACTTCCCTCTTGAAGCAGAAGATGATGATGCATCCAATTCTACACCAGCTGGAGTCTATCATCTAAACCTTACTGCAAGTAAAAACTCCAAACTAACTGGCGCAATTCTTGAAAACCCAGATCGGCCAGTAAAAAATGAAATCAACTTATCTATGTCTAATAGTCAATGGCGCTTCAATAAATCAAGCACATTAAATAACTTAGATGCTAACAGTTCTGAGATTACATTTACTCCAACTTCTGAATATAAAATATTAACAATTAAAGATAACCTCACAGGTTCTAGCACATTTAACCTCAATACCAATATTGCTGAAAATAAAAGCGATAAAATTGTTGTTAAAGGTACTGCTGAAGGTAATCATAAAATTGGGGTAACAAACCAAGGTGAAGATGTTGCTAACGGAAAAGTGACACTTGTAGAAACCAATGGCGGCAATGCAGCATTTAGCTTAACCAATGCCAACAATCGTGTAGATTTAGGTGCTTACCAATACTTCCTAACAAAAGAGGGAAATAATTGGGTATTAGCGAACTCTAAAAATGTAGTTACACCAAGTAATTCTGTGGTGACTCCAAGCAACCCTGTGGTGACTCCAAGCAACCCTGTGGTGACTCCAAGCAACCCTGTGGTGACGCCAAGTAATCCTGTGGTGACGCCAAGTAATCCTGTGGTGACGCCAAGTAATCCTGTGGTGACGCCAAGCAATCCTGTGGCAACTCCAAGCAATCCGGTGATGACTCCAAGCAATCCTGTAGCGACGCCAAGCAATCCTGTAGTGACACCAACTGCCCCAGTTCTACCAAGTACACCACTGCTTTCAGACTTAGCAAATGCACAAGTTTCTCTTCGCCAAGCACAATTGCTTTTAGTGGAAGATGATTTAAGTGGCATTCATCAACGTCTAGGCGAAGTGGAAAACGGTGAAAAAGGTAATGTATGGGTTCGTAATGTGAATTCTCGCCAAAAATTAGCCGCACTTTCTACTGGTGAGAGTGAAACTTCTGGCTTTAAACAAAACGTACATCGCGTACAAGTGGGTGCTGATGCTGCTGTAACTGATAACCTCCGTGTTGGTGGATTTGTTGGCCGTAGCCAAGCTAACGTCGATTTCAATGGTTATTACGGTGATGGCAAAGTAAGAAGCAACAGCGTGGGCTTATATGCAGCTTACCTTGCAGATAACGGTATTTATGTAGATAACATCGTGAAATACAGCCGTTTACACGCTAATTCAGATCACACTGAAAAACGTCATTACAATGCTTATACTATCTCAAGTGAGTTAGGCAAACGCTTTAGCCTTGTGAACGATTGGACAATCACTCCTCAAGCACAATTAGCGTGGACACGTATTTCATCACAAGAGAATGAAGATAGCTTATCTTCTATTTATTCTCGAATTGGTTTACGTGTAGCCAAAGGCTTTGCATTAAGTAATGGTTGGAATTTACAGCCTTATGCAGAAGTCAATGCGATTACTAGCAAAAACCGTAGCAGCAAAATTCATTACACAAACAGTGCACTTGATGTCGCAAGCAGCCGTGGACGTTTTGAAAGTGCGGTCGGTTTAAATGCTGGATTTGCAAATCATCGTTTTGGTTTAGAAGTAAGCCGTGAAGATGGTAAAAACTTCGATAAACCTTATGCAATTCAAGCGATTTATCATTATAGTTGGTAG
- the mioC gene encoding FMN-binding protein MioC, producing MHICILSGSTLGGAEYVAEHLNDILETQGFSTALFHGPSLSDIENEKIWLVVTSTHGAGELPDNLKPLFDELAKSQSDFSDVRFAVVGLGNSDYDTFCYAADKVEQTLQEKSAVKICETLKIDVLNVDDQEGYAETWLPSFIEGLK from the coding sequence ATGCACATTTGCATTCTCTCTGGCAGCACTTTAGGTGGTGCAGAATATGTTGCCGAACATTTAAACGATATTTTAGAAACTCAAGGTTTTTCCACCGCTCTTTTTCATGGACCAAGTTTATCCGACATCGAAAATGAAAAAATTTGGCTTGTTGTGACTTCAACTCATGGTGCGGGCGAGTTGCCGGATAATTTAAAACCTCTATTTGATGAATTAGCTAAAAGTCAAAGCGATTTTTCAGATGTTCGTTTTGCCGTCGTTGGATTAGGTAATTCTGATTATGATACTTTTTGCTATGCAGCGGACAAAGTGGAGCAAACTCTCCAAGAAAAAAGTGCGGTCAAAATTTGCGAAACTTTAAAAATTGACGTTTTAAACGTAGATGATCAAGAAGGCTATGCTGAAACATGGTTACCGAGCTTTATCGAGGGATTAAAATGA
- the ftsB gene encoding cell division protein FtsB, whose translation MRLLILILFAVLALFQYDLWFGRNGFFDYRETAAKIVENQAENEKLSQRNQRINAEIQGLTKGFEAIEERARMQHGMVKENEVFYHIVKENK comes from the coding sequence ATGCGACTTCTTATTCTCATTCTTTTTGCCGTATTAGCTTTGTTCCAATATGACTTATGGTTTGGCCGTAATGGTTTCTTTGATTACCGTGAAACTGCCGCAAAGATTGTAGAAAACCAAGCGGAAAATGAAAAACTGTCTCAGCGCAACCAGCGTATTAATGCGGAGATTCAAGGGCTAACTAAAGGCTTTGAGGCCATTGAAGAACGCGCGCGAATGCAGCATGGCATGGTAAAAGAAAACGAAGTGTTTTATCACATTGTGAAAGAGAATAAATAA
- the dtd gene encoding D-aminoacyl-tRNA deacylase yields MIALIQRVTQAKVDVNGETIGQIGKGLLVLLGVEKEDNREKADKLAEKVLNYRIFSDENDKMNLNVQQAQGELLIVSQFTLAADTQKGLRPSFSKGAPPALANELYEYFIQKCGEKLPVSTGQFAADMQVSLTNDGPVTFWLNV; encoded by the coding sequence ATGATTGCCTTAATCCAGCGTGTAACCCAAGCGAAAGTTGATGTAAACGGTGAAACAATAGGACAAATTGGCAAAGGTTTACTGGTTTTGCTTGGTGTAGAAAAAGAAGATAACCGAGAAAAAGCGGATAAACTTGCTGAAAAAGTGCTTAATTATCGAATTTTCAGTGATGAAAATGACAAAATGAACTTAAATGTTCAACAAGCACAAGGTGAATTACTTATTGTTTCTCAATTTACATTAGCGGCGGATACACAAAAAGGTTTGCGTCCAAGTTTTTCAAAAGGTGCGCCCCCTGCATTGGCTAATGAATTATATGAATACTTTATTCAAAAGTGCGGCGAGAAATTACCTGTTTCAACAGGGCAATTTGCAGCGGATATGCAAGTGAGTTTAACAAACGATGGCCCTGTTACGTTTTGGTTAAACGTATAA
- the glpX gene encoding class II fructose-bisphosphatase, with translation MNRALAIEFSRVTEAAALAAHMWLGRGDKNAADDAAVKAMRYMLNLIHMDAEIVIGEGEIDEAPMLYIGEKVGSGMGELVSIAVDPIDGTRMTAMGQSNAISVLAAGGRNTFLKAPDMYMEKLVVGPDVKGMIDLTLPLEQNLRRVASKLGKSLSDLTVMVLAKPRHDAVIKQMHNLGVRVMAIPDGDVAGSVLCCLPDAEVDLLYGIGGAPEGVAAAAAIRALGGDMQARLLPRNEVKGDTEENKKIAADEIQRCEALGIKINEVLKLEDLVRDDNLVFTATGITNGDLLKGISRKGNLASTETILIRGKSRTIRKIQSIHYLDRKDSEIYKILNI, from the coding sequence ATGAATCGTGCATTGGCTATTGAATTTTCACGAGTGACTGAGGCAGCTGCGTTAGCGGCTCATATGTGGCTTGGTCGAGGGGATAAAAATGCAGCTGACGATGCAGCTGTGAAAGCCATGCGTTATATGCTGAACTTAATTCATATGGATGCTGAAATTGTTATTGGTGAAGGGGAAATTGATGAAGCACCAATGCTTTATATTGGTGAAAAAGTCGGTTCTGGCATGGGAGAATTGGTTTCTATCGCCGTTGATCCTATTGATGGCACGCGTATGACTGCAATGGGTCAGTCTAATGCTATTTCTGTCTTGGCTGCTGGCGGCAGAAATACCTTTTTAAAAGCACCAGATATGTATATGGAAAAATTGGTGGTTGGCCCCGATGTTAAAGGCATGATTGATTTAACTTTACCACTAGAACAAAATCTTCGCCGAGTTGCATCTAAGCTAGGAAAATCCCTTTCTGATCTCACCGTAATGGTATTGGCAAAACCACGTCATGATGCAGTAATTAAACAAATGCATAACTTAGGCGTGAGAGTGATGGCGATCCCTGATGGTGATGTGGCAGGTTCCGTATTGTGTTGTTTGCCTGATGCTGAAGTCGATCTTCTTTACGGAATCGGTGGCGCACCAGAAGGTGTGGCTGCTGCAGCTGCAATTCGTGCATTAGGTGGCGATATGCAAGCTCGTTTACTTCCTCGTAACGAAGTAAAAGGTGATACCGAAGAAAATAAAAAAATTGCTGCCGATGAAATTCAGCGTTGTGAAGCATTAGGCATAAAAATCAATGAAGTGTTAAAACTTGAAGATCTTGTGCGTGATGACAATCTAGTATTTACCGCAACGGGTATCACCAATGGCGATTTGCTTAAAGGTATCTCTAGAAAGGGCAATTTAGCCAGCACTGAAACAATTTTAATTCGTGGAAAATCTCGCACAATTCGTAAAATCCAATCCATCCATTACCTAGATCGTAAAGATTCTGAAATTTATAAGATTTTGAATATTTAG
- a CDS encoding beta-phosphoglucomutase family hydrolase, with the protein MLDYEMFNPYEGLIFDMDGTLIDTMPVHAQAWTMVGERFGYDFDCQIMYNFGGATVRTIAGEMMKAANMPLDRIEDVLAAKRELSYQLIPTQSKLLPTFEIVKSFHQKKPIALGSGSHRKIIDMLMDKLAIAPYFNAIVSADDVKEHKPHPETFLRCAELIQANPSRCIVFEDADLGVQAGLNAGMDVFDVRTREIISPR; encoded by the coding sequence ATGTTAGATTATGAGATGTTCAATCCATATGAAGGATTGATTTTTGATATGGATGGAACTTTAATCGATACCATGCCCGTGCATGCGCAGGCTTGGACGATGGTGGGAGAGCGATTTGGCTATGACTTTGATTGCCAAATTATGTATAACTTTGGCGGGGCGACGGTTCGAACCATCGCGGGGGAAATGATGAAAGCGGCGAATATGCCACTAGATCGAATTGAGGATGTGCTGGCTGCAAAACGTGAGTTGTCTTATCAACTTATTCCGACTCAATCAAAGTTATTGCCAACCTTTGAGATTGTGAAATCCTTCCATCAGAAAAAGCCGATTGCTCTGGGATCTGGCTCACACCGTAAAATTATTGATATGTTGATGGATAAACTGGCTATCGCACCTTACTTTAATGCCATTGTCAGTGCAGATGATGTAAAAGAACATAAACCACACCCAGAAACTTTTTTACGTTGTGCGGAATTAATTCAAGCAAATCCAAGTCGTTGTATCGTATTTGAAGATGCTGATTTAGGTGTGCAAGCGGGATTAAATGCGGGAATGGACGTGTTTGATGTGCGTACACGAGAAATCATTTCGCCAAGATAA
- the ispF gene encoding 2-C-methyl-D-erythritol 2,4-cyclodiphosphate synthase, with translation MIRIGHGFDVHAFGEDRPLIIGGVEVPYHTGFIAHSDGDVALHALTDAILGAAALGDIGKLFPDTDMQYKNADSRGLLREAFRQVQEKGYKIGNVDVTIIAQTPKMRPHIDAMRAKIAEDLQCDIEQVNVKATTTEKLGFTGRQEGIACEAVALLIRQ, from the coding sequence ATGATCAGAATTGGACACGGTTTTGATGTTCATGCGTTTGGTGAAGATCGCCCATTAATTATTGGCGGCGTAGAAGTGCCTTATCATACTGGGTTTATTGCGCACTCAGATGGTGATGTGGCATTACATGCCTTAACCGATGCAATCTTGGGAGCCGCCGCTCTAGGTGATATTGGAAAGCTTTTCCCTGATACCGATATGCAATATAAAAATGCGGATAGTCGTGGGCTATTGCGTGAAGCATTTCGTCAAGTGCAAGAAAAGGGATATAAAATAGGCAATGTCGATGTCACCATCATTGCACAAACACCTAAAATGCGTCCACATATTGATGCTATGCGTGCCAAAATAGCTGAAGACCTACAATGCGATATTGAGCAAGTCAATGTGAAAGCAACGACTACTGAAAAACTAGGCTTTACAGGAAGACAAGAAGGAATTGCTTGTGAAGCCGTTGCCCTTTTAATCCGACAATAA
- a CDS encoding PRD domain-containing protein — translation MRLFKQLERWKIRRQINQSIIDVVFRLRDRLAHYWQAEVNTPQVDFMLLHIACSLGRIERGGCVSPLYPEMLEEIRSAVIFPQVLAIHQDLLNLMPFSIPEAEQTYFLANIHSLVLEQKQLKHVVINKPTHKK, via the coding sequence ATGCGGTTATTTAAGCAACTAGAACGTTGGAAAATTCGCAGGCAAATAAATCAATCTATTATTGATGTGGTATTTCGTTTACGAGATCGATTAGCTCATTACTGGCAAGCTGAGGTAAATACGCCTCAAGTGGATTTTATGTTGCTGCACATTGCTTGTAGCTTAGGTCGAATAGAACGAGGAGGTTGCGTTTCTCCACTTTATCCAGAAATGCTCGAAGAAATTCGAAGTGCGGTTATTTTTCCACAAGTTTTAGCCATCCATCAAGATTTACTCAACTTGATGCCGTTTTCCATTCCTGAAGCAGAACAAACTTATTTTTTAGCGAACATTCATTCTTTGGTCCTTGAACAGAAACAATTAAAGCATGTGGTAATAAATAAGCCCACTCATAAAAAATGA
- the hel gene encoding lipoprotein e(P4) translates to MKTTLKMTALAALSALVLSGCGAHKMKSEEHANMQLQQQAVLGLNWMQDSGEYKALAYQAYNAAKVAFDHAKVAKGKKKAVVVDLDETMLDNSPYAGWQVQNNKPFDSKDWTRWVDARQSRAVPGAVEFNNYVNSHKGKMFYVTNRKDSSEKAGTIDDMKRLGFNGVEESAFYLKKDKSAKAARFAEIEKQGYEIVLYVGDNLDDFGDTVYGKLNADRRAFVDQNQGKFGKTFIMLPNANYGGWEGGLADGYFKKDTQGKIKARLDAVQAWDGK, encoded by the coding sequence ATGAAAACAACGTTAAAAATGACCGCACTTGCTGCACTTTCTGCTCTTGTTTTATCTGGCTGTGGCGCACACAAAATGAAGTCAGAAGAACACGCAAATATGCAATTACAACAACAAGCTGTTCTTGGCTTAAACTGGATGCAAGATTCTGGCGAATATAAAGCATTAGCTTATCAAGCCTACAATGCGGCAAAAGTAGCTTTTGATCACGCCAAAGTGGCAAAAGGTAAGAAAAAAGCGGTTGTGGTTGATTTAGATGAAACTATGTTAGACAACAGTCCTTATGCTGGCTGGCAAGTTCAAAATAATAAACCATTCGATAGTAAAGACTGGACGCGTTGGGTAGACGCGCGTCAATCTCGTGCCGTTCCGGGTGCGGTAGAATTTAATAATTACGTAAACAGCCACAAAGGTAAAATGTTCTATGTAACAAACCGCAAAGATAGCTCTGAAAAAGCAGGCACTATCGATGATATGAAACGCTTAGGTTTCAATGGTGTGGAAGAATCTGCATTTTATTTGAAAAAAGACAAATCAGCTAAAGCGGCTCGTTTTGCAGAAATTGAAAAACAAGGCTATGAAATCGTGCTTTATGTAGGCGATAACTTAGATGACTTCGGTGATACCGTATATGGCAAATTAAACGCGGACCGCCGTGCATTCGTTGATCAAAACCAAGGAAAATTTGGTAAAACTTTCATCATGTTACCTAACGCAAACTACGGTGGCTGGGAAGGCGGTTTAGCTGACGGGTATTTCAAAAAAGATACACAAGGCAAAATTAAAGCTCGTTTAGATGCAGTACAAGCTTGGGATGGTAAATAA
- a CDS encoding YqaA family protein, with protein MDIFSFFSADFWQTHALCLMFVSAFLSATVLPGNSEVVFVALAAPKLVLGSLFSTDILALVFFATLGNGLGSLTTYGIGRWMPKFDPKNHRTLWVTNQIKRYGAITLLLSWLPVVGDLFCAIAGWLRLNFVVSSVFIFLGKLVRYVALLFFSAPFLL; from the coding sequence ATGGATATTTTTTCATTTTTTAGTGCTGATTTTTGGCAAACTCATGCGTTATGCCTTATGTTTGTCAGCGCATTCTTGAGTGCAACGGTATTACCAGGTAATTCAGAGGTTGTATTTGTTGCTCTTGCTGCACCTAAATTAGTGTTGGGATCTTTATTTAGTACAGATATATTGGCACTTGTTTTTTTCGCCACACTTGGCAATGGATTGGGGAGTTTAACCACTTACGGGATTGGGCGATGGATGCCAAAATTTGATCCAAAAAATCACCGCACTTTATGGGTCACGAATCAGATAAAGCGTTATGGGGCGATTACTTTACTTTTAAGCTGGCTGCCTGTCGTTGGTGATTTATTTTGTGCCATAGCAGGTTGGTTAAGATTAAATTTTGTGGTAAGTAGCGTCTTTATCTTTCTTGGAAAACTGGTTCGTTATGTTGCATTATTGTTTTTTAGTGCACCATTCTTGTTATAA
- the purT gene encoding formate-dependent phosphoribosylglycinamide formyltransferase produces MTTLGTALTPNATKVMMLGSGELGKEVVIELQRLGVEVIAVDRYENAPAQQVAHRAYTISMLDGNALKTLVEKEKPDYIVPEVEAISTATLVELEQAGFNVVPTAKATQLTMNREGIRRLASEELGLPTSPYQFVDNFSDFQSAVEKIGIPCVVKPIMSSSGHGQSILKSKDDIQKAWDYAQEGGRAGAGRVIVEGFVKFDYEITLLTVRHINGTSFLAPIGHRQEDGDYRESWQPQAMSDIALSKAQSIAEKITGALGGFGIFGVEMFVCGDEVIFNEVSPRPHDTGMVTLISQELSEFALHARAILGLPIPDITLISPSASKAIVVEGKSKNVQFGGIEKALAQPHTNIRLFGKGEVNGHRRLGVLLARDVSVEKALEKVKQAYEQLEISL; encoded by the coding sequence ATGACAACACTTGGCACAGCATTAACCCCTAATGCAACCAAAGTAATGATGTTGGGTTCTGGTGAACTAGGTAAAGAAGTAGTGATTGAATTGCAACGTTTAGGCGTTGAAGTTATTGCAGTTGATCGCTATGAAAATGCTCCAGCACAACAAGTAGCACATCGTGCATACACCATTTCTATGTTAGATGGTAATGCATTGAAAACGCTTGTGGAGAAAGAAAAGCCTGACTACATTGTTCCCGAAGTTGAAGCTATTTCGACAGCCACTTTGGTTGAATTAGAACAAGCAGGCTTTAATGTTGTGCCGACTGCAAAAGCAACTCAACTTACGATGAATCGTGAAGGGATTCGTCGTCTAGCTTCAGAAGAGTTAGGGTTACCAACATCGCCTTACCAATTTGTGGATAATTTTTCAGACTTTCAAAGTGCGGTCGAAAAAATTGGTATTCCTTGCGTGGTGAAACCGATAATGTCTTCTTCTGGACATGGGCAAAGTATTTTAAAGTCTAAAGATGATATTCAAAAAGCTTGGGATTACGCGCAAGAAGGTGGGCGAGCGGGAGCTGGTCGAGTAATTGTTGAAGGTTTTGTCAAATTTGATTATGAAATTACGTTACTGACAGTTCGCCATATCAATGGTACAAGTTTCCTTGCGCCAATAGGTCATCGTCAAGAAGATGGTGATTATCGGGAATCTTGGCAGCCTCAAGCTATGTCGGATATTGCATTATCAAAAGCGCAATCGATTGCTGAGAAGATTACCGGTGCATTGGGTGGATTCGGTATTTTTGGTGTAGAGATGTTTGTGTGTGGTGATGAGGTGATTTTTAATGAAGTATCACCGCGTCCTCATGATACAGGAATGGTAACGTTGATTTCTCAAGAGCTTTCCGAATTCGCTTTACATGCTCGTGCGATCTTAGGTTTACCAATCCCCGATATTACGTTGATTAGCCCATCGGCGTCTAAAGCTATTGTTGTGGAAGGCAAATCAAAAAATGTGCAATTTGGTGGAATCGAAAAAGCACTGGCGCAACCTCATACTAATATCCGATTATTTGGTAAAGGTGAAGTGAATGGTCATCGACGCTTAGGCGTTTTACTTGCGCGTGATGTATCCGTTGAAAAAGCGTTGGAAAAAGTAAAACAAGCTTATGAACAGCTAGAAATTAGTTTATAA
- the ispD gene encoding 2-C-methyl-D-erythritol 4-phosphate cytidylyltransferase, whose product MARSIIAVLPAAGVGSRMQADKPKQYLTLLGKTLLEHTLDVMLSHPAISKILLAVNKDDPYIAKLSLPSKIQLVEGGATRAESVLNGLNAIEEKNAWVLVHDAARPCLQHADIDKLLAIEDEHGAILAIPATDTIKRADNQQCIVKTEDRRQLWQAMTPQFFPVDILRNALSTGIQQGANITDEASAMELAGFRPHLVAGRSDNLKVTRPEDLALAEFYLTRNKL is encoded by the coding sequence ATGGCTCGTTCAATTATTGCGGTATTGCCAGCAGCTGGTGTGGGCTCGCGAATGCAAGCGGATAAACCTAAACAATATTTAACGCTACTTGGCAAAACACTGCTCGAACACACGCTTGATGTTATGCTCTCTCATCCTGCTATATCTAAAATTCTTTTGGCGGTGAACAAAGATGATCCTTATATTGCTAAGCTATCTCTCCCTAGTAAAATTCAGTTAGTAGAAGGTGGCGCAACACGAGCTGAATCTGTATTAAATGGTTTAAACGCGATTGAGGAAAAAAATGCGTGGGTGCTTGTTCATGATGCTGCTCGTCCTTGTTTACAACACGCCGACATTGATAAATTGCTGGCCATTGAAGATGAACATGGTGCTATTTTGGCAATTCCAGCGACGGATACGATTAAACGAGCGGATAATCAGCAATGTATCGTGAAAACAGAAGATCGTCGTCAACTTTGGCAAGCGATGACACCACAGTTTTTCCCAGTAGATATATTAAGAAATGCGCTTTCCACAGGGATTCAACAAGGTGCAAATATAACGGATGAAGCATCGGCAATGGAACTGGCAGGATTTCGACCGCACTTGGTGGCTGGGCGTAGTGATAATTTAAAAGTGACTCGTCCAGAAGATTTAGCATTAGCAGAATTTTATTTAACAAGGAATAAATTATGA
- the luxS gene encoding S-ribosylhomocysteine lyase: MPLLDSFKVDHTKMNAPAVRVAKTMRTPKGDDITIFDLRFCIPNKEILPPKGIHTLEHLFAGFMRDHLNSDSVEIIDISPMGCRTGFYMSLIGTPNEQQVAQAWLASMKDILGVQDQTTIPELNIYQCGTYTEHSLEEAHEIAKNVIARGVGVNKNEDLALDDSLLK; encoded by the coding sequence ATGCCATTACTTGATAGTTTTAAAGTGGATCATACCAAAATGAATGCACCAGCAGTACGTGTTGCAAAAACGATGCGCACGCCAAAAGGTGATGACATTACCATTTTTGATTTACGTTTCTGTATTCCAAATAAAGAAATTCTTCCTCCAAAAGGTATTCATACGCTTGAACATTTGTTTGCGGGTTTTATGCGTGATCATTTAAATAGCGATAGCGTTGAAATTATTGATATTTCTCCGATGGGATGTCGCACGGGATTCTATATGTCCTTGATTGGTACACCAAATGAACAGCAAGTAGCACAAGCTTGGTTAGCTTCAATGAAGGATATTTTAGGTGTGCAAGATCAAACAACTATCCCCGAATTAAATATCTATCAATGCGGTACTTATACCGAACATTCTTTGGAAGAAGCACACGAAATTGCAAAAAATGTTATCGCTCGTGGTGTGGGCGTGAATAAAAATGAAGATTTGGCACTCGATGATTCGTTATTAAAATAG